The Deinococcus aquaticus genomic interval GGCTACCAGGGCGAAGGCAGCAAGACCGTCATCGCTGCCAGGGCCGGAGCCAAGGTCAGCATGCGCCTCGTCCCCGGACAGGACCCCGACCGCATCACGCAGCTCATCACCGACTACGTGCCCACCATCGCCCCCGCAGGCATCACCGCCACCGTCCACCCGCACCACGGCGGCCGTCCCTTCAAGTTCGACCTGAACAGCCCCTACAACCTCGCCGCCAATCGCGCCCTCAAGCGCGTCTTCGGCCGTGAAGCCGTGTTCGCCCGCACCGGCGGGAGCATCCCCATCGTCGCCGCATTCAACGACCTGCTGCACGCCCCGGTCCTGTTCGTGGACCTCGGCCTGAACGAGGACGCCCCCCACAGCCCCAACGAGAGCTTCGCCGTCAGCGACTACCACAACGGCATCCTGACGAGCGCCTACCTGTTGCAGGAACTCGGCGCGCCCAACACCGCCGAATGAAACTCGGCTTTCTCGCCTCGCACGGCGGCAGCGCCGCGCGGCACCTCGTCGAGGCCTGCCGCGCAGGCGACCTGAACGCCACGCCGGTCGCCCTGGTCAGCAACAACAGCCGCTCCCCGGCCCTCGCCTGGGCGCAGGGGGCGGGCCTGACCGTCGCGCACCTCAGCAGCGCGAAGCACCCCGACCCGGACGCCCTGGACGCCGCCATTCTGGACGTTCTGGTCGGCGCGGGCGCGGACACCCTGATCCTCAGCGGCTACATGCGCGAGATCGGGCCGCGCGTCCTGACGCACTTCGCGGGCCGCCTCGTGAACATCCACCCCAGCCTCCTGCCCCGCCACGGCGGACGCGGCATGTACGGCGACCGCGTCCACGAAGCCGTCCTCGCCAGCGGCGACACCGAGAGCGGCGCGACCGTCCACCTCGTCACCGCTGGCATCGACGAGGGTCCCATCCTCGCGCAGGCCCGCGTGCCCGTCCTGCCCGGCGACGACCTCGCCAGCCTCAAAGCCCGCGTGCAGGCCACCGAAGGTGAGCTGATGCTACGGGCCGTCCGGACCCTGGGCGCGTAACAGGAGAGGAGGGGCGTGAAACGGAAAGTCTTCGACCTGAGCGGCTGGGCGCGTGTCACCCGGCACGACCAGACCGTCCTGCACGTTCCCGGTCACGTGATCGTGGATTTCGTCGCGTACGAGGTCAACCGGTCCCTTGACGTGCCCATTCCCGGCCAGGACGGACTGCGGCGCGTGCTCGACAGCGGGTACCGCTGGGTCCGCGCTCATCCCACCACCGGCGAAGGCACGCCCGGCAGTGCCCTCACCATCCAGCTCGACCCTACCGGACGCCCCGTGCAGTTCTACATCGACCTGCACGGTGGCGAGGGTTGGCACGAGAGCGGATTCCCCTGGCATGACGACCTGTACCTCGACGTGATCGGTCATCCCGCCGAACACGACCCCTGGGTGATCGACGCGACCGCCATCATCGATGGCGACGAACTCGACGACGCCGTCACACAGGGTCTCGTCACGCCCGCCCAGGCCGACGCCGCCTGGACGCACGCCCGGATGGTCGAAGCGCAACTCCAGGCGGGCACCTACCCACCCCTGCACGTCCTGAAACGCTACCTGGAAGACCCCTACACCTGACCATGAACCCGTGATCGCCGCGCCCGCCTCAACTGCGGAGCGCGGCGGCTCGTTGCTGCCCTACGCTGCGGGCGTGAAGCGCAAGGATGGCCGGTATCTCCAGTTCTTTCCCGGCGTGCAGGGCACGCAGCGCGTCGTGACGCTGCCCGAGGGCTGGCTGGTGGACGTGACCTTCACGCACGTTCCTCAGCCGCACACGGTGACCGTTTATGGGGTCACGGTGCCCACCCTGGCGGTCGGGGCGCGCTGGCTGACGCTGGTGCCCCCGCAGGAGCACGCGGCGCTGCTGGTCATCCTGAAGAGACGCCCGTGTTCGCCTACGCGGACGTGTGCGCCGCCACCGGCCTGGGCGAGGACGGCATGCCCTGGCTGGATGACCTGTATCTCGACGTGCGAGCCCTCCTGAATGCAGACTGGATGCCCGGCGTGCCGGAAATCATTGATGCCGACGAACTGGACGCGGCGTTGCGGGGCGGTGACATCACTGGGCAACAGCACGCTCTGGCGCGGGCAACGGCGCGGGAGGTGGCGGCGCAATTGACCTGTAATGCGAATCCGCTTCTGCATGCGGTCCAGGCGTTCGTGCTGGGTGGCGCGGGGTCGGGGTGATCCGCTGCCGGCTCTCCGCTTATACTTGAACTCAGTTCAAATTCTGTGTTCGACCCTGGAGGTTCCACCCATGACTCAAGCTGCCACCCTGCCCGCTTTCGCTGCCCAAGCCGTCAAGAAGGCCCTGCATGACATTCCCATGAACGCCACGGTCGGCGTGCAGATTACGGACGTGGGCGTCGGCTGGGCGACTGGCGTTGCGCCGGACACCGCGCCGTTCCGCAATCACCTGGGCACCATTCACGCGGGCGTGCAGTTCCTGCTGGCCGAGGCCGTGAGTGGCGCGGCGTTCGCGGGGGCGTTCGCGGCGCAACTGGCGGGCGCCGTGCCCCTGATCGAGAAACTGGAGACGCACTACGTGAACCGCGCCGTGGGCGACCTGACCGCGCGGGCCGAGGCGGCGGACGCGGCGGGGATCGCGGCGGCGCACGCGGAGTTCGCGGCGGACGGCAAGGCCCGCCTGATCGTGAACGTGACCGTGCAGGACGGCGAGGGTAAGGACGTGATGCGCGCCGTCGCCCACTGGTACCTGCGCGCCCGCCCCCAGGCGAAGTAAAGGCCAGGGGCATGACAGCGGTGCTCCTGACGGGCATGTCCGGTGCGGGCAAGAGCGCCACGCTGCTGGAACTGGCTCGCCGTGGCATCCGCGTGGTGGACACGGACGCCGGGGACTGGAACGAGTGGGTGCAGGCCCCGGACGGCCCGGACTGGGTGTGGCGACTGGACCGCCTGAATGCGCTGCTGGACGAGGCGGGGTCTGCGTCCGTGGTGCTGGCCGGCTGCCGGAGTAATCAGGGGGCGCTGTACCCGCGCCTCCGGGCGGTGGTGCTGTTAACGGCGCCGCTGCCCGTGCTGCTGGCGCGCGTACAGCACCGGGAGAATCCGTATGGCCGGACGGCAGACGATCGGGCCCGGATCGCGGAGCATGTGGCGTGGGTCGAGCCGTTGCTGCGGCAGTCCGCGACGCTGGTGCTGGATACGGCGCTGCTGTCCGTGGCGCAGGTGGCGGACCGGGTCGAGGAGCTGCTCCGTGAGCCCGGTACGGACTCCGGTTGAAAGGGCCGCACAATCACTCCACCCGCTCTGTTCACGAGACAGGCGGAAGCCGTGGATTCTTGCACGTGGCTCTCGGTCCACCTCCAGGCTGACGCTGCTGCCGGGCTGTAGGTCGCGTCCTTGCTTTACCCTGCGTGCATGACTGTGTTGCTGCTGGATCATGTGGCGATCGCCACGCCGGACCTGGAGGCGGGTTCCGCGCCGTACGTGGCGCTGGGCCTGCATCCGGAAGGGCCGGATGAGGAGGTCGCGTCGCAGGGCGTGCGGGTGCGGGCGTTTCAGGTGGGCGAGACCCTGATTGAGCTGCTGATGCCCACGCGGGAGGACAGTCCCATCGCGGCCTTCCTGGCGAGGAAGGGGGCGGGGCTGCATCACACGGCGTACCGCGTGGCGGACCTGGACGCCGAGATGACCCGCCTGCGGGCGGAGGGCGCACGCTTTCTGAATGAGGTTCCCACGCCGGGCCGGGCCGGGTCGCGCGTGGCGTTCCTGCACCCGAAGTGGGGGGCGGGCACGCTGATCGAGCTGGTCGAGCATCCAGCTGGTGGGCACCCGGCTGGTGGGCACGGTTGAGACGTCCCAGACCGCTGTGGTGGGTGCCGGCGCTGCTGATCATGGGGGCCATCTGGTCGCTGAGCAGCGCGCCGCAGACGCCAGGGCCGTCGCTGGAGCACCCGAAGGACTGGATCGCTCATTTCTCGGCGTACCTTGCGCTGGCGTTCACGCTGGCCCGCGCGACCGGGCGGCGCGGCGCGGCGCTGGTGATCGCAGCGTGGTTCGGGGCGCTGGACGAGGCGCATCAGGCATTCGTGCCGCCGCGTGAGGCGGGCGTGCAGGACTGGTTGTTCGACGTGGCGGGCGCGTGGCTGGGTTCATGGCTGGCGCTGCGCGGCGCCGCCCGCCCGTCCGCCCGGCCGGACGAGCCTCCGGAGCGGGCAGTGGGCCACGCGACCTGACCGCCGGGGGGTGGGGGGGGTGGTTGCCGGGCGGCGGTGACGGCGGGCAATCTCTGCCGGCGTCGCAGTTCTGTCAGAGTTGGGCCGCTACGCTGCCGGGCATGACGACCGCCCTGAGTTCCGTTTCCACTTCCGACGGGCACGTGGCGGCCCTTCAGGCGGCCCTGACGCAGCTCGACAGCGTTATCCTGGGCAAGGGCGGGCAGGTGCGGCTGGCGCTGGCCTGCCTACTGGCGCGCGGGCACCTGCTGATCGAGGACCAGCCGGGCGTGGGCAAGACCACGCTGGCGCAGGCGCTGGCCCGCACCTGCGGCCTGGAGTTCCGGCGCGTGCAGTTCACGGCGGACCTGCTGCCCGCCGACCTGACGGGCGTGAGCGTCTGGGACGCCCCGGCGGCCGCGTTCCGGTTCGTGCCGGGGCCGGTGTTCAGCGAGATGCTGCTGGCCGACGAGATCAACCGCGCCACGCCCCGCACGCAGGGGGCGCTGCTGGAAGCCATGGAGGAACGGCAGGTCTCGGAAGGTGGCGTGACCCGCCCGCTGCCACAGCCGTTCTTCGTGATCGCCACGCAGAACCCGGCGGCGTTTGTGGGCACCAGCCCGCTGCCGGAAGCGCAGCTGGACCGCTTCCTGATGACCGTCACGCTGGGCTACCCGGACGTGCGCGCCGAGCGGCAACTGCTGGAAACGGGCGGCCGCAGCCAGAGCGTCCGGGACCTGGGGGCTGTCCTGAGCGCCCCGGCCCTGCTGGCCATGCAGGCAGGGGTGGACCGCGTGCACGCCGCCGCGCCGCTGCTGGATTACCTGCAACTGCTGGCCCGCGCCACCCGCGAGCACCCCGCACTCGCGGCGGGCCTGAGCCCACGTGCGCTGCTGGCGCTGCTGGCTGCCGCGCGCGCCTGGGCGTACCTGCACGGGCGGCCCATGGTGCTGCCCGAGGACGTGCAGGCCGTGTTCCCGGCGCTGGCCGCGCACCGCCTGCCGCCCCGCGACCCGTCCGTGAATGTGGGCGCGCTCCTCGCGGCGCTGCTGGCCGACACGCCCATTCCCTGAGATGACCCGTCCCACGACCACCGCCCCCGCGCCCCGCGCCGACCGCGTGAGCGCCGCGCTGCACCTGCGACCCACGGGGTTCGGGCTGGCGTTCCTGATCCTGATCCTGCTGACCCTGATCGGCTGCGTGAACTACGGCCTGAGCCTCGGGTACGGCCTGACGTTCCTGCTGGGCGGCGTGTGGGTGGTCACGGCGGCGCAGGCGTTGCGTTCGGCGCGCAGCCTGACCCTGACGGTCCGTCCGTCCGGCTCCGTTCACGCCGGGCAGGACGCCCCGCTGACCGTGCAGGCCCAGGCGGGCGGCAGTGGCGGCGCGCTGGAAGTCCGCCTGCACGCCCAGGGCCGCGAGCTACGCGCGGCGCTGCACGTGCGGGCGGACGGCGCGGCGCTGACCGTGGCGTTCCCGACCGTGGTGCGCGGCCCGCTGAGCATCCGGGTGCACGCCCACGCGCTGGACCGCCTGGGCCTGTGGCGCGTGGCACTGCCCGCCCCGCCCGCCCCGCTGACACTGCTGGTGTGGCCCGCCCCGGAAAGCCCGGTCCCGCCGGTCCCGGTCCGCGCGGCGCCCGGCGTGAGCGGCGACGGCCTGCGCGGCCCCGGTGACGAGGAGTTCGCCGGGCTGCGTCCCTACCAGCCGGGTGACTCTCCCCGGCAGGTGTCGTGGCGGCACGTGGCCCGCACCGGGCAACTCCTGACCCGCGAGACCGACGCCGCGCGCGGACACGCCACCGACCTGCACTGGCAGGACGCGCCGGGAGACCCCGAGGCCCGCGCCTCCCGCCTGAGCGCCTGGGCGCAGCACCTGTCGGCACTGGGCACGCCGTTCGCGCTGACGCTGCCCGGCACGCACTTGAAGGCCGCTGCGGGCGAGGCGCACCTGCACGCCGCGTTGAACGCCCTGGCGACCGTGGACCCCCTGCCCGCCGCGCCCGGCCCGGCACGCGGCGCGGCGCGGCTGGTCTCGCACGCCGCCACGCTGGTCACGCAGGCCACGCCGCCCACCCTGCTGGCCCTGGCGGTCACGCTGGCGCCCGGCGGACTGCGGCACCCCGTGTGGATCACGCTGCTGATCATCCTGCTGCTGGCGCACGCCCTGGCCCGCGTGCTGCCGCGCCCCGGCCGGACACTCGACCCGCTGCCTGTGTGGCTGCTGGCGCTGCTGGCCGTGGGCGGGGCCGCCGCGCTGATCACCACGCAGGGCACCCTGCTGGGCCGCGACGCCGGAACGGCCTTCCTGGGCCTGCTGATCGCCCTGAAAACCGCCGAGAGCCGCTCGTCCCGCGACGGACGCATCCTGATCCTGCTGGGCCTGTTCATGACCAGCACGCATTACTTCTACAGTCAGGGGCCGCTCGCGGCGCTACACACCCTGATCAGCGCCGCGTTCCTGCTGGCCGCCGCGCCCGCCTGGATCGCCCCGGTCGCCTCCGGCCCGGCCTCCACCCCGGCCGCCCCCGGCGGGGAAGGGAGGCGCGCGCACCTGCGGGACTCGCTGCTGGGCGCCGGCCGCCTGCTGGCCCTGGCAGCCCCGCTGGCGCTGGTGCTGTTCGTGCTGTTCCCCCGGCCGGCCGGGCCGCTGTGGCAACTGCCCGTGCAGGGGCAGGCCACCACCGGCCTGAGCAACGAGATCAGCGCCGGCGAGTACTCGAACCTCGCGCAGAACAGCGCCGTCGCCTTCCGCGCCGACTTCCAGGGCGCGCTGCCCACCCCCGATCAGCGTTACTGGCGCGGCCCGGTCTACGAGGCGTACGACGGCCGCACCTGGCGGCAGGTCCGCGCGCCCGGCCGGACGCCCAGCGTGGACGTGACCGGCCCGCCCCTGAACTACACCCTGACCCTGGAACCCAGCGGGAACCCCTGGCTGCTGGCGCTGGACGTGCCGCTGACCGTCCCGGACGGCGCGTTCCTGACCAACGCCTTCCAGGCCGTCACCCCCCGACCCGTCACCACCCGCCGCCGCGTGGAACTCCAGAGCCGCGCCGCGCGACTGGGCGTGCAGGAGGACCCGGAACGACTGGCCTTCGACCTGCAACTCCCGGCCGGACAGAACCCCCGCGCGGTCGCCCTGGCCACCAGCTGGCGCAGCCTGAGCCCCGAGGCGCGCGTGCAGGCGGGCCTGGACCTGCTGCGCACCGGGGGCTTCACGTACACCCTGTCCCCGCCGCTGCTGCCTGAGCAGGACCGCGTGGACGACTTCCTGTTCAGCTCCCGCCAGGGCTTCTGCGAACACTACGCCAGCGCCTTCGCGGTCCTGATGCGCGCCGCCGGCCTCAGCGCCCGCGTGGTCGGCGGCTACCAGGGCGGCGAGGCGAACGGCTCGTACCTGATCGTGCGCCAGCAGGACGCCCACGCCTGGACGGAAGTCTGGCTGCCCGGCCAGGGCTGGGTTCGCGTGGACCCTACCGCCGTCGTCGCGCCCGCCCGGGTCAGCGCCGGCCTGAGCACCGCCCTGACCCGCCCACAGGCCGCCGCCCCCACCGCACCCGGCACCCTCAAACGCCTGCAACTGCGTCTGGACGCCATCCAGAACCGCTGGAACGACCTGGTCGTCGACTACGACGGTGGTCGCCAGAGTGACCTGCTGACCCGCGCCGGACTGGGCGGCGTGGGCAGCGCCCCGTACCTGCTGCTGCTCCCCACCCTGATCGCCCTCACCCTGCTTCCCGCCCTGCTGCTCGCCCGCCGCCGCGCCCGCCCCAGCGACCCCGCCAGCCGTGCCCTGCACGACCTGAGCGTGCACCTGCACCTGCCCCGCGCCCCCGGAGAAACGCCCACCGCGTACGTGACCCGCGCCGCCGCGCAGTACCCGCAGTTGCATGCCGCCCTTCAGGACGTCCTGAGCGCCTACCACGCCGCCCGCTACGCCCCACAGCCCCCCCCGGACGCCCTGACGCGCCTGCGCCGGGCCGTGCGGAACGTCCGCCGCTGATACGGACTCTGGGCTTGGAGCTGACGCAACGGTGCATTCCGGTATGGTGCCCTGCCCGACAGCGGTGGCGCTGGCCTCTGCACTAGCATGGCGGGGTGAACGTGATCAAAGCCGCCCTCTCGATCATCGCCGCCCTCTCGGCTGCCCTGATCGCCTACAGCGCCTTTTTCGTGCGGGGTGATCTGGGGGGTGTCATGGCGTACCTGCGGGCGCGTGGGGCGCTGCGCCGCCTGCGTGAAAGCGGCACGCCCGAGCAGGTCGCGCAGGGGCAGGCGCAGTTGCAGGCGCTGGGGCAGCAGGTGGGTGACCCGGCGCTGGCCGCGCAACTGATTCCGCTGGCCCTCACGGTGGGGTTGCTGGTGGGTGCGCTGGTGTGGTGGGCCTTCTCGCGCCGGCAGTCGGGCACGCCCCGCACGGACATTCAGGAGCGCATGGTGTACCGTCTCGCGCACCGCAAGGGTGGGCGGTTCACGCTGGATGACCTGCGCGCCGCCAGTCCCCTGACCGACGAGCAGGCCCGCGCCGTCACGGCCCGCCTGCTGGACCTGGGCCGCCTGACCCGTGACGGCGACACTTTCCGCCTGCCCTGAATGACCGGCACGCACCTGCCCCGAGGAACCACCCCATGACCGACACGCCCGACACCCTCGCGGACCTGCTGGACCGCGCCAACCACGACCCCGATACTGGCCTGCGCGCCGCGCTGGACAGCGTGCAGGGCCAACCTCACCCGCGCGTGGCGGCCATCGCCGCGCACCTGAGCGCCGCCAAGCGTGACCTGTGGACGCGCATCGCTGCTGCCACCGGCACGCCCGTCCCCCCGGATGACGCGGGCCTGTCCCGCCTGAGCGACTGGGAAGTCAGCGCTGCGCAGGCCCTCCCCGCCCACACGCTGAATGTCACCGTCCCCACCGCCGATCCCGACGCGGCGGGCGGTGAGCCGCCCATGACCGTTGCCGCCCTGATCCGCCTGAACGCGACCCTGACCGGCAGCCGCGCCGCGCAGATCCGCCGGCTGGCGCAGCAGCCCCGCCTCGCCTGACATGCCCGCGGACCGGCCCTTCCTGACCGATCCTACCCCGGACGGCACGCACGGGAACGGCGCCGTGCCGCCTGCCCTGTTCGATCTGGCGGTCAACCGCGCCGCCGCTGCCCTGCGCGGCCTGCGCCCCGCCCAGCCGGACGCCGCGCTGGCCGCGTGGCACGCCCGCACCCGCTTCGCCCGCCGCGTACCCCTGGACGCCGTGAAGGCCGCCCTGGCCACCCGACCCGCCGGGACCGAGTGCCACTGGGCGGGCGGCGAGGGGGGCGGCTGGCAGCCCGGACGCGCGCCCTTTCCGTAGGCAGTGGGAAGTGGGCCGTGGGAAACGCTGCTCCACGGCCCACTCCCTACGCCTCGCCGCTGACCGACGCCGCCACGGTCCAGGCGGCTACCTCGACCGCCCGGGTCAGTTCCGGCTGCGGAAGGTACGGCACGGCTTTCGCCTCGGCCAGGGCGACCCCGGCGCTGGCGGGCAGGTGCAGGAACCCGCACGGCACGTCCGCCCGGCCCAGACTGCGCAGGGCGTGCAGCGCGTGGTACATGACCGCGTTGCACACGAACGTTCCGGCCGTGTCACTCAGGTGGCCGGGTATGCCCGCCCCGTGCCACGCGGCAAGCACGGCCCGCAGCGGCAGGGTGCTCAGGTATGCGTCCGGGCCGCCTGCCTGGACTGGGGCGTCCCGGTGCTGCTGCCCGGCGTTGTCGGGAATGCGGAAGTCCATCACGTTCACGGCCACGCGCTCCAGCGTCACCTGTGGTCGTCCGCTCGCCAGACCGGTCAGGAGGACGGCGGCCGGGCGCCGGGTGTCCAGCAGTTCGGTCAGGCGGGCGCAGGCGGCGTGCGGCTCGACCGGCAGCAGCGCCGACACGACCCGCAGGCCGCCGAGCACCTGCCCGTCCAGTGCCTGGGCCGCCTCGGCGCTCGGGTTGACGGGGTGCGTGTGGAACGGCTCGAAGCCGGTCAGGAGCAGCGTATTCACGCCCCGCAGGGTAGCGCGGCGGCGCCCCCGGCCGGTACGCTGGCTGTATGCGCCTGCTGCCTGCCCTGCCGCTCCTGGCGGCCCTGCTGACCCCGTCCGCCCTGGCCGCCACGACCACGCAGTACGCCGTGCTGCGTGGCGTGCAGGTGCAGGGCCGCGTCGCCACCCTGACCCTGGATTACGTGGATGTGTTCTCGGACACCGACGCCGACGCCCGCCGCGTCGTGGCGCTCGGTGAGTACCCGTCCGCGCAGGCGTACTTCGAGGCGAACCCGAGTGGGCTGTACGTCCGGAACGTGAACCCCCTGCTGCGGACCCTGAAGACCGACGCCCGCACCGTGTTTGCCTTAGCGTGCCTGGACCGTCCGGACGGCATGCAGGCTGTGCCGCTGGAGACGTTCGTGTCTGCCTGGAAGGGCTTTGCGCCGCAGGGCTGCTGGCCGTTCAGCGAGCGGGTCGTGGCGCTGCACCTGAACGGCACCCGCGTCCTGCGCGCCGAGCAGGTGTACTTCCCGTGAGCGCGGCGCGGTCCTGAGCAGCAGGCCTGAGCGGGAAGGGCCGTCCTGAAACGAACACCGCAGTTTCGCCGCGCCGCGCGGCCTATGCTCGGGCGTATGCCTGAACTGCCGGAAGTGGAAACCACGCGCCGCAAGATCGAGCCGCTGTTGCGGGACCGGACGATCCTGCACGTCGAGCACGACGCGCCGCACAAGTACCGTGACACGCACCTCGCCGCAGGGCGCCGCGTGACGGGCCTGTCGCGGCGCGGGAAGTACCTGATGCTGAACCTCGCGCCCGAGAGTGGGGACGGCCCGCACGACCTGGAATTCATCGTGCACCTGGGCATGACCGGCGGGTTCCGGCTGGAGGGCGGGCGGCACACGCGCGTGACGATCCGCACGGATGGCGGCGACCTGTTCTTCGACGACGCCCGGCGCTTCGGGAAGATGGCGGTCGTGCGGCCCGGCGAGTACGCGGGCATGCCGACCCTGGCGGGCATGGGCCCCGAACCGCTCTCGGAGGACTTCCGGGAGGAGCCGTTCGCGGCGCTGGCCGCGCAGGCGGGGGCGGTGAAACCCTGGCTGCTGTCGCAGAAACCCGTGAGTGGTGTGGGGAACATCTACGCCGACGAGAGCCTGTGGCAGGCGGGCCTCCACCCCGCGCAGTCGCACCTGACGCGCGAGGAGGCCAGGCGGCTGTACGCGGCGGTCCGGGACGTGATGGGCCGCGCCGTCGAGGCGGGCGGCAGCAGCCTGGGCAGCGGCGTGGGCAACTACCGGCAGCACGACGGCCTGTCCGGGCTGTTCCAGCATTCGCACGCCGTGTACGGGCGCGGCGGCGAGACCTGCCCGCGCTGCGGGACCACCATCGAAAAGACCGTGCTGGCCCAGCGCGGCACGCACCACTGCCCGCAGTGCCAGCCGCTGCGCGGCCCGGAAGGCCGGGCGAAGGGAGGCAGCGTATGACGGACCTGACCGGACTGAGACTGTCGTACACCCGCGCCGAACTGCGCCGCGCCGAGCTGCACCCCGATCCGCTGGAGCAGTTCCGGGGCTGGTTGCAGGAGGCCATCGACTCGGGCCTGCGCGAACCTTACGCGCTGAGCCTCGCCACCGCCGACGCGGCCGGGCGGCCGGGCGTGCGCACCGTGTTGCTGCGCGGCGCGGACGAACGCGGCCTGACCTTCTACACCAACTACGAGTCGCACAAGGGCCGCGACCTGGGCGCCAACCCGCAGGCGGAACTGCTGTTCCACTGGGCCGAGCACGAGCGGCAGGTGCGCGCCTACGGCCCCGTGACGCGCGTGCCGGACGCCGAGAGCGACGCGTACTTTCACGCCCGCCCACGGGAGTCGCAACTCGCCGCGCATGCCAGCGACCCGCAGAGCGCGCCCGTCCGTGACCGCGCGGCGCTCGACGCCACCTTCGCCGCGCTGCACGCCCGCTACCCGGAAGGCACTGAAATTCCCCGCCCCGCCTTCTGGGGAGGATTCCGGGTGCAGGTGCAGGAATGGGAGTTCTGGCAGGGCCGCGAGAGCCGCCTGCACGACCGTTTCCGCTACGTGCGGGCGGGCGCAGACTGGCAGACGGACCGGTTGATGCCCTGACAGGCCCCTTCACGCCGGCCCCGCAACAGGGACCGGGCTGCACGCGGCGAGCGACACGTCCGCTGGGGGCATCAGACGACACGGCGAATAATTCACATCTCGCCTCCTAAAATGACCGCATGGCCCTGAGCGTCGTGGAATCCAGTGTGCGCTCCCGTGTGGGGCCACCGGAACACGGCGCGGACCTGCTGCTGGCCTCCGCCCACCACGTCGCCCTGATCGCCGGGTTCAGTTTCGGCACCAGTGCCGGGGGCACCCAGCCGCGCGGCATGCCCCCTGCCCGCTTTGCCGCGACCGTCGGCATGGCGGGCCTGCGCGACCTACCGCCCGAAGCCACGCTGCGCGAGGCCACCGACCACCTGAGCGCCTCGCTGACCAGCGCCCTGCGGCACGCCGTGATGGGCGGCGAACGCCTGCAGGTGGGATTCGCGTTCGCGGCGATCAGCAACGCCCGCCGCGAGGTCTGGCAGGCCGGGCCGGTCGCCGCGCTCTGGGACGACCCGGGCCTGGAAGGCACGCAGGGCGGTTTTCCCGGCACCCTGCCGTCCCTGAGCGCCGCCGGGCAGGCCCGCGCGCTGGTCATTCAGGCGCTGCTGGCCCAGGGTTCCGGGCAGTTCACGCAGACGCAACTCCAGGCGTCCGACCCGGCGCAGGCGATCATTGCGCCGCTGCTGATCGCGCACGCCTCGCTGGCCAACTCGACCGGGCCGCTCGGGTACGGCCTGATCAACGGCGAGCCCGTCCCGGACGAGCACCTGCGCGTGCACCGCCTGCCGCCCGGCCCGCGCGAGATCAGCCTCGCCACCGCCGGGTACCCGGCCATCATGAACACCCTGGCTGCCACGGAACGCCGCCTTCAGGACCTGCTGCGCACCGACCCCCTGCTGATCACCCGCTTCCCGTACGTGCGCCCCCACCGCCCGGACCACGAAGGGTACGCCGACCGCGCCTACGCCCGCGTGCGCGTCTGGTAAAGCGGCCCTGCCCCTGTCCGTCCGGCAGCACTCTGTAGTCGGCCTCGCCATCTTCATGAGACGGGCGGTGCATGCTGACCCGCGTGAGCAACCTTTACACCGCAGAAGCAACCGCC includes:
- a CDS encoding transglutaminaseTgpA domain-containing protein yields the protein MTRPTTTAPAPRADRVSAALHLRPTGFGLAFLILILLTLIGCVNYGLSLGYGLTFLLGGVWVVTAAQALRSARSLTLTVRPSGSVHAGQDAPLTVQAQAGGSGGALEVRLHAQGRELRAALHVRADGAALTVAFPTVVRGPLSIRVHAHALDRLGLWRVALPAPPAPLTLLVWPAPESPVPPVPVRAAPGVSGDGLRGPGDEEFAGLRPYQPGDSPRQVSWRHVARTGQLLTRETDAARGHATDLHWQDAPGDPEARASRLSAWAQHLSALGTPFALTLPGTHLKAAAGEAHLHAALNALATVDPLPAAPGPARGAARLVSHAATLVTQATPPTLLALAVTLAPGGLRHPVWITLLIILLLAHALARVLPRPGRTLDPLPVWLLALLAVGGAAALITTQGTLLGRDAGTAFLGLLIALKTAESRSSRDGRILILLGLFMTSTHYFYSQGPLAALHTLISAAFLLAAAPAWIAPVASGPASTPAAPGGEGRRAHLRDSLLGAGRLLALAAPLALVLFVLFPRPAGPLWQLPVQGQATTGLSNEISAGEYSNLAQNSAVAFRADFQGALPTPDQRYWRGPVYEAYDGRTWRQVRAPGRTPSVDVTGPPLNYTLTLEPSGNPWLLALDVPLTVPDGAFLTNAFQAVTPRPVTTRRRVELQSRAARLGVQEDPERLAFDLQLPAGQNPRAVALATSWRSLSPEARVQAGLDLLRTGGFTYTLSPPLLPEQDRVDDFLFSSRQGFCEHYASAFAVLMRAAGLSARVVGGYQGGEANGSYLIVRQQDAHAWTEVWLPGQGWVRVDPTAVVAPARVSAGLSTALTRPQAAAPTAPGTLKRLQLRLDAIQNRWNDLVVDYDGGRQSDLLTRAGLGGVGSAPYLLLLPTLIALTLLPALLLARRRARPSDPASRALHDLSVHLHLPRAPGETPTAYVTRAAAQYPQLHAALQDVLSAYHAARYAPQPPPDALTRLRRAVRNVRR
- a CDS encoding pyroglutamyl-peptidase I, translated to MNTLLLTGFEPFHTHPVNPSAEAAQALDGQVLGGLRVVSALLPVEPHAACARLTELLDTRRPAAVLLTGLASGRPQVTLERVAVNVMDFRIPDNAGQQHRDAPVQAGGPDAYLSTLPLRAVLAAWHGAGIPGHLSDTAGTFVCNAVMYHALHALRSLGRADVPCGFLHLPASAGVALAEAKAVPYLPQPELTRAVEVAAWTVAASVSGEA
- a CDS encoding DNA-formamidopyrimidine glycosylase; this translates as MPELPEVETTRRKIEPLLRDRTILHVEHDAPHKYRDTHLAAGRRVTGLSRRGKYLMLNLAPESGDGPHDLEFIVHLGMTGGFRLEGGRHTRVTIRTDGGDLFFDDARRFGKMAVVRPGEYAGMPTLAGMGPEPLSEDFREEPFAALAAQAGAVKPWLLSQKPVSGVGNIYADESLWQAGLHPAQSHLTREEARRLYAAVRDVMGRAVEAGGSSLGSGVGNYRQHDGLSGLFQHSHAVYGRGGETCPRCGTTIEKTVLAQRGTHHCPQCQPLRGPEGRAKGGSV
- the pdxH gene encoding pyridoxamine 5'-phosphate oxidase, which gives rise to MTDLTGLRLSYTRAELRRAELHPDPLEQFRGWLQEAIDSGLREPYALSLATADAAGRPGVRTVLLRGADERGLTFYTNYESHKGRDLGANPQAELLFHWAEHERQVRAYGPVTRVPDAESDAYFHARPRESQLAAHASDPQSAPVRDRAALDATFAALHARYPEGTEIPRPAFWGGFRVQVQEWEFWQGRESRLHDRFRYVRAGADWQTDRLMP